The Nocardia sp. BMG51109 nucleotide sequence TGGCCCTCAGCCCTGCCCCACCGTCTCTTGCCGCGCGGTCTCCTGCTGCGCGGTGGTCGTCTCGGCCGTGGTCTCCCGATCCGTGGCGTTCTGCTGCGCGGCGGTGAGGCGCTGGATCGCGTACTCGGTGACCGCGGCCAGCGCGCGTCGTACCTCGTTCGCGTCGCGGGCGTCGATATCGACGATCGGCACGTCGGAGCGGATGGTCAGGGCCTCGCGCAGCTCGCTCACCGGGAACTGCGGTGCGCCGGGGAATCGGTTCACCGCCACCAGGAACGGCAGCCCGCGGGCCTCGAAGAAATCGACCACGGCGAAGCTGTCCTCGATGCGGCGGGTGTCCACCAGGACCACCGCGCCGATCGCGCCGCGGATCAGGTCGTCCCACATGAACCAGAACCGGCGCTGACCGGGCGTGCCGAACAGATACAGCGTCAGGTTGCCGGGCAACATGATGCGCCCGAAATCCATTGCCACCGTAGTGGTTTCCTTGCCCGGGGTGGCCGAGAGATCATCGATGCCGTCGGAGACGCCGGTCACCATCGCCTCGGTGCGCAGCGGCACGATCTCCGAGACGGCGCCGACGAAGGTGGTCTTCCCGGCGCCGAAACCGCCGGCCACCACGATCTTGGTGGAGGCGGTCCGGGTGTCGTCAGAGGGCACGTAGTCCACGCAGGGTCCTCTCCATCAGGGATCGGCGCTCGTCGAAGCTCGCCTCGTCGCTCAGCGTGGTGTACACGCGTAGGGTCCCGGCGACCACGAGATCGCCGATCACCACTCGGACCATACCGAGCGGCCGCTGCAGGTGTGCCGCGATTTCGGCGACCGACAGGCGGGCGGCGCCGAGCCGCAGGATGTCGGTGCGCACGTCGCCGACCGGCCAATCGAACTGATTCGCGTACGGCAGCGTCTCGATGACCGCCTCCAGCGGCAGATCGACCGCGGGTTCGGTGCGCCCGGCGGTCAGTGCGTAGGGGCGGACGCGGGTGGTCGGGCGGCCGCCACCGGCTCCAGGGGGATGGGACATCGCGCTCGCTAGCTAGCTCTGGCCGTGGCCTGCACGACCGCCCCGACCCGATCGACGAGCAATGCCATCTCGTAGCCGATGCGGCCGATGTCGTGCTGCTTGTTGGCGAGCACGGCCAGGTGCGAGCCGTTGCCGACGCTCATCACCAGCAGGTACCCGCGCTGCATGTCGACGATGGACTGCATCACCTTGCCGCCGCTGAACAGCTGTGCCGCGCCGGTGGACAGGCTGGCCAGGCCGGCCGTGACCGCGGCCAGCTGCTCGGCCCGGTCGGTCGGCAGGTTCGGGCTGGTGGCCTGCAGCAGGCCGTCGGTCGAGACCAGCACCGCGTGTGAGACGCCGGGCACCTCGCGGGTGAACCGGTCGACGAGCCAATTTAGGTTGTCGTCGGTGCTCTGTTCGGTGTCGCTCATGAAGGGCCTCCGTCGTCGTGGTACTGGGCATCGGCTCGTCCGCTGCGGACACCACTGAGATGCCGGGACAGGTTGCTGCGGATCTCCTCGGGATCGGGAGTACCCGGTTCGTCCGCGGGTGTCAGCCCACCCGGCACCAGTTGCGCCCCCGGCTTGCGGATCGGCAGGCCGCCGTCGGTGCGGTCGGCGGTCGGCGGCCGGCTGGCGTCGGCCGCGGCCGCCCAGCCCTCGTCGGCCGGGGAGTCCCACATCTCGACCGGCCCGCTCGACGACGGTTCGACCAGCCATTCCGAGACCATGCGCTGATAGATCGGAGTCGCC carries:
- a CDS encoding ATP/GTP-binding protein — protein: MDYVPSDDTRTASTKIVVAGGFGAGKTTFVGAVSEIVPLRTEAMVTGVSDGIDDLSATPGKETTTVAMDFGRIMLPGNLTLYLFGTPGQRRFWFMWDDLIRGAIGAVVLVDTRRIEDSFAVVDFFEARGLPFLVAVNRFPGAPQFPVSELREALTIRSDVPIVDIDARDANEVRRALAAVTEYAIQRLTAAQQNATDRETTAETTTAQQETARQETVGQG
- a CDS encoding DUF742 domain-containing protein, whose product is MSHPPGAGGGRPTTRVRPYALTAGRTEPAVDLPLEAVIETLPYANQFDWPVGDVRTDILRLGAARLSVAEIAAHLQRPLGMVRVVIGDLVVAGTLRVYTTLSDEASFDERRSLMERTLRGLRAL
- a CDS encoding roadblock/LC7 domain-containing protein, encoding MSDTEQSTDDNLNWLVDRFTREVPGVSHAVLVSTDGLLQATSPNLPTDRAEQLAAVTAGLASLSTGAAQLFSGGKVMQSIVDMQRGYLLVMSVGNGSHLAVLANKQHDIGRIGYEMALLVDRVGAVVQATARAS